A genomic window from Leptospira broomii serovar Hurstbridge str. 5399 includes:
- the trpD gene encoding anthranilate phosphoribosyltransferase, with protein sequence MEIRKAILKVLDRKSLTVQEAEIVMNEVMKGQVSEILLASFLTAIRSKGETVDELLGFSLALRKNALKPKTVFPFDMLDTCGTGGDGKGTVNISTLSAIVLASLGLKVAKHGNRSVSSHTGSSDILTRLGYNTEKTQEEVESHLVSSGFTFLFAPMWHPSMKFAGPVRKELGFRTLFNMIGPLSNPFSPQYQIIGVYEPELMETLIRVLQGLGLRKALVCHSRDGLDEFSIFETTDYTLLEDGVISRKDFDPKTLGLGQLNPAEVFTAGPDQAEDLARKILDGQKIAGTYAVALNAGAGLFVMGKVPTIEEGYKIALEQLVSGKTKQFFQNLITKQ encoded by the coding sequence TACTCAAAGTTCTGGATCGCAAATCCCTGACTGTTCAAGAAGCTGAAATCGTGATGAACGAAGTCATGAAAGGTCAGGTATCGGAAATTTTATTAGCATCGTTTTTAACGGCGATTCGTTCAAAGGGCGAGACCGTGGACGAGCTTTTGGGTTTTTCCTTAGCCCTTCGCAAGAACGCATTAAAACCGAAAACCGTTTTTCCATTCGATATGCTGGATACTTGCGGGACCGGCGGTGATGGAAAAGGGACCGTTAATATTTCCACTTTATCCGCCATTGTTTTGGCTTCCCTCGGATTGAAGGTTGCAAAGCACGGAAATCGATCCGTTTCCTCTCATACAGGTTCCAGCGATATCCTGACTCGCTTGGGTTATAATACCGAAAAGACACAGGAAGAAGTGGAATCTCATCTGGTTTCCAGCGGGTTTACTTTTCTATTTGCGCCCATGTGGCACCCTTCTATGAAATTCGCCGGTCCGGTACGAAAAGAACTAGGCTTTCGTACTTTATTTAATATGATCGGACCGCTTAGTAATCCTTTCTCTCCGCAGTATCAAATCATAGGAGTGTATGAACCGGAACTTATGGAGACTTTAATCCGTGTTCTTCAAGGATTGGGCTTACGAAAAGCTCTCGTTTGCCATTCCAGGGACGGGCTCGACGAGTTCTCCATTTTTGAAACCACGGATTATACTTTGTTAGAAGACGGGGTAATTTCTCGGAAGGATTTTGATCCCAAAACGTTGGGCCTCGGGCAGTTGAACCCTGCGGAGGTCTTTACGGCCGGTCCCGATCAGGCGGAAGATTTAGCGCGTAAAATTCTGGATGGTCAGAAAATAGCGGGAACTTATGCAGTAGCTCTGAACGCAGGAGCCGGATTATTCGTGATGGGCAAGGTTCCCACTATCGAAGAAGGATATAAAATCGCGTTAGAACAGCTTGTTAGCGGAAAAACCAAGCAGTTCTTTCAAAATTTAATTACCAAACAGTAG
- the yajC gene encoding preprotein translocase subunit YajC, which produces MQFDLNTLFILAQAADGGAAPSASNPLSLLTSPYGMIAVMFVIMYFLVIRPQRNEEKKRKAMIESLQKGDTVVTSSGIHGKVVEFKDNNEVVVLAIAKDTNVTFNASTIIKKKEG; this is translated from the coding sequence ATGCAATTCGACTTAAACACACTTTTTATACTAGCTCAAGCCGCAGATGGAGGAGCCGCACCTTCCGCGAGCAATCCTCTTTCGTTATTAACGTCCCCATATGGAATGATCGCGGTAATGTTCGTGATCATGTATTTCCTCGTAATTCGCCCTCAAAGAAACGAGGAAAAAAAACGGAAAGCTATGATTGAAAGCCTACAAAAAGGCGACACAGTGGTGACTTCTTCCGGAATTCACGGTAAAGTGGTAGAGTTTAAGGATAACAACGAGGTTGTCGTTCTCGCTATCGCAAAAGATACGAACGTGACCTTTAATGCAAGCACCATTATAAAGAAGAAGGAAGGGTAA
- a CDS encoding SRP-less Sec system protein, with product MNKILCLLLSFLISFPVFSQDGEEIDFLDKVGEPKKATTSASKKAQAAKVPKKKKSKKGSKKRKSSEVRQDGVEQKEGETKKKVEATGIPDDAKNDSHPGDDGHSKNSENASSEKALKKEEPGDLQKPYWVNEETALTPRHLPGYAETSAALPKEDISFKDKLGDILKMGQDKKKEEEKRKAAEQKDQSTIVSFFSEYKKPIIILGLIVLFALYRLRAGGPRITRRSPVTINKVRRD from the coding sequence ATGAACAAGATCCTATGCCTCCTCCTCTCATTTTTAATCTCCTTCCCGGTTTTTAGCCAGGATGGAGAAGAAATCGATTTTCTAGACAAGGTTGGAGAACCTAAGAAGGCGACGACTTCTGCAAGTAAGAAGGCTCAAGCCGCGAAGGTTCCCAAAAAGAAGAAATCGAAGAAAGGCTCGAAGAAACGTAAGTCAAGCGAAGTTCGTCAAGACGGCGTCGAGCAGAAAGAAGGTGAGACTAAGAAAAAAGTCGAGGCCACTGGAATTCCTGATGATGCTAAAAACGATTCTCATCCGGGCGACGACGGACACTCTAAAAATTCTGAAAATGCTTCTTCGGAGAAAGCTTTAAAAAAAGAAGAGCCTGGGGATCTGCAAAAACCGTATTGGGTAAATGAAGAAACCGCTCTGACTCCGCGACATCTTCCGGGTTACGCAGAGACTTCTGCCGCCTTGCCAAAGGAAGATATCTCTTTCAAAGATAAGTTAGGCGACATCTTAAAGATGGGTCAAGACAAAAAGAAAGAGGAAGAAAAACGGAAGGCAGCCGAACAAAAAGATCAGAGCACGATTGTCTCCTTCTTTTCCGAATACAAAAAGCCGATTATTATACTCGGACTTATTGTTCTATTTGCCCTCTATCGCCTAAGGGCGGGAGGTCCCCGTATCACCCGGCGTTCTCCGGTGACAATTAATAAAGTGAGAAGAGACTAG